In Tachysurus fulvidraco isolate hzauxx_2018 chromosome 25, HZAU_PFXX_2.0, whole genome shotgun sequence, the following proteins share a genomic window:
- the tmem108 gene encoding uncharacterized protein tmem108 isoform X2 — translation MLGHRSKGILLILSVPEKLVSFAQVLSPSWTPRSLVSMLHSSSPPGWWKGSSTGDQPIFRGRNAPISTLAFLMPHLDHTTTVKTNFVPSPMPSIELRENPYRTGFQKAVRPNSNGNSPRSIIAPSMVWNSSAISQNLSIKTSVISRRPRSRMNQNGSVSRKQKVSMESDSHVASAAEHSQRRSINVLKQVRSIDNTQVMSVEELTTPTYPYSSMMSLLLSIPPMPLEKSFRQHVHAIKQRSAATLSEKNTQYTESQSQTPDQTTHFPLKATEYSKTNKVTYPTEFASLLMNSSSAKTLGGTNTPAYITSDAFFLKSSVTDTSTRSNDGNLGTLLNNSPLRNDSSVSRMPTTPRGTMGSGNQSGPDLDSDNNRATICLTKMDIVWVVLAISVPVSSCSVLLTVCCMRKKKKSTSHENNLSYWNNTITMDYFNRHAVELPREILPLETVDERETCLPPNGDYSDSGVVLVNPFCQETLFINRDKASDI, via the exons ATGCTTGGGCACAGGTCAAAGG GCATTCTTCTTATCCTGTCAGTACCAGAGAAGCTGGTATCCTTTGCACAGGTGCTCTCCCCCAGCTGGACACCACGGAGCCTTGTCTCTATGTTACATTCATCAAGCCCACCTGGCTGGTGGAAGGGGTCTAGTACTGGTGACCAGCCCATTTTCAGAGGTCGCAATGCACCAATATCTACTCTGGCATTCCTAATGCCTCACCTGGATCACACCACCACAGTTAAGACTAACTTTGTCCCAAGTCCAATGCCAAGTATTGAATTAAGAGAAAATCCCTACAGAACTGGGTTCCAGAAGGCTGTTAGACCTAATTCTAACGGAAACAGCCCCAGATCTATCATTGCACCCTCCATGGTGTGGAATTCCAGTGCTATTTCTCAGAACCTATCCATAAAGACTTCAGTTATCAGTAGGCGGCCACGAAGCAGGATGAACCAAAATGGGTCGGTCAGTAGAAAGCAGAAGGTATCTATGGAGTCAGACTCTCATGTGGCCTCTGCTGCTGAGCATTCCCAACGAAGGTCCATAAATGTTTTGAAGCAAGTAAGGTCCATTGATAACACCCAAGTGATGAGTGTTGAAGAGCTAACCACCCCCACTTACCCTTACTCTTCAATGATGTCATTGTTATTATCCATCCCTCCTATGCCACTGGAGAAAAGCTTCAGGCAGCACGTTCATGCCATCAAACAGCGTAGTGCTGCCACTCTTTCTGAAAAGAATACTCAGTATACTGAGTCACAATCGCAGACACCTGATCAGACCACACATTTTCCTCTGAAAGCAACCGAGTActcgaaaacaaataaagttaCCTACCCTACAGAGTTTGCCAGCCTTCTTATGAACAGCAGCTCAGCAAAAACATTAGGTGGCACAAATACTCCTGCTTACATAACCAGTGATGCTTTCTTCCTCAAGAGTAGTGTGACAGATACAAGCACTCGCTCCAATGATGGAAATTTAGGTACATTGTTGAATAATTCTCCACTGAGAAATGATTCAAGTGTGAGTAGAATGCCTACGACCCCACGAGGGACCATGGGCTCAGGGAACCAATCGGGCCCTGATCTTGATTCAGACAATAACCGTGCCACCATTTGCCTGACCAAAATGGACATTGTATGGGTGGTGCTTGCCATCAGTGTGCCTGTATCCTCCTGCT CTGTTCTGCTGACAGTGTGCTGcatgagaaagaagaaaaagtcaACCAGCCATGAGAACAACCTTAGCTATTGGAACAACACCATCACCATGGATTACTTCAATCGGCATGCTGTGGAGCTCCCTCGTGAGATACTGCCACTGGAAACTGTTGAT GAGCGGGAGACATGCCTACCCCCTAATGGTGACTACAGCGACAGTGGTGTTGTGCTGGTTAACCCTTTTTGCCAAGAGACTCTCTTCATCAACAGAGACAAGGCCTCTGACATCTGA
- the tmem108 gene encoding transmembrane protein 108 isoform X1, with translation MKRSLQVLPNQLLSILLILSVPEKLVSFAQVLSPSWTPRSLVSMLHSSSPPGWWKGSSTGDQPIFRGRNAPISTLAFLMPHLDHTTTVKTNFVPSPMPSIELRENPYRTGFQKAVRPNSNGNSPRSIIAPSMVWNSSAISQNLSIKTSVISRRPRSRMNQNGSVSRKQKVSMESDSHVASAAEHSQRRSINVLKQVRSIDNTQVMSVEELTTPTYPYSSMMSLLLSIPPMPLEKSFRQHVHAIKQRSAATLSEKNTQYTESQSQTPDQTTHFPLKATEYSKTNKVTYPTEFASLLMNSSSAKTLGGTNTPAYITSDAFFLKSSVTDTSTRSNDGNLGTLLNNSPLRNDSSVSRMPTTPRGTMGSGNQSGPDLDSDNNRATICLTKMDIVWVVLAISVPVSSCSVLLTVCCMRKKKKSTSHENNLSYWNNTITMDYFNRHAVELPREILPLETVDERETCLPPNGDYSDSGVVLVNPFCQETLFINRDKASDI, from the exons GCATTCTTCTTATCCTGTCAGTACCAGAGAAGCTGGTATCCTTTGCACAGGTGCTCTCCCCCAGCTGGACACCACGGAGCCTTGTCTCTATGTTACATTCATCAAGCCCACCTGGCTGGTGGAAGGGGTCTAGTACTGGTGACCAGCCCATTTTCAGAGGTCGCAATGCACCAATATCTACTCTGGCATTCCTAATGCCTCACCTGGATCACACCACCACAGTTAAGACTAACTTTGTCCCAAGTCCAATGCCAAGTATTGAATTAAGAGAAAATCCCTACAGAACTGGGTTCCAGAAGGCTGTTAGACCTAATTCTAACGGAAACAGCCCCAGATCTATCATTGCACCCTCCATGGTGTGGAATTCCAGTGCTATTTCTCAGAACCTATCCATAAAGACTTCAGTTATCAGTAGGCGGCCACGAAGCAGGATGAACCAAAATGGGTCGGTCAGTAGAAAGCAGAAGGTATCTATGGAGTCAGACTCTCATGTGGCCTCTGCTGCTGAGCATTCCCAACGAAGGTCCATAAATGTTTTGAAGCAAGTAAGGTCCATTGATAACACCCAAGTGATGAGTGTTGAAGAGCTAACCACCCCCACTTACCCTTACTCTTCAATGATGTCATTGTTATTATCCATCCCTCCTATGCCACTGGAGAAAAGCTTCAGGCAGCACGTTCATGCCATCAAACAGCGTAGTGCTGCCACTCTTTCTGAAAAGAATACTCAGTATACTGAGTCACAATCGCAGACACCTGATCAGACCACACATTTTCCTCTGAAAGCAACCGAGTActcgaaaacaaataaagttaCCTACCCTACAGAGTTTGCCAGCCTTCTTATGAACAGCAGCTCAGCAAAAACATTAGGTGGCACAAATACTCCTGCTTACATAACCAGTGATGCTTTCTTCCTCAAGAGTAGTGTGACAGATACAAGCACTCGCTCCAATGATGGAAATTTAGGTACATTGTTGAATAATTCTCCACTGAGAAATGATTCAAGTGTGAGTAGAATGCCTACGACCCCACGAGGGACCATGGGCTCAGGGAACCAATCGGGCCCTGATCTTGATTCAGACAATAACCGTGCCACCATTTGCCTGACCAAAATGGACATTGTATGGGTGGTGCTTGCCATCAGTGTGCCTGTATCCTCCTGCT CTGTTCTGCTGACAGTGTGCTGcatgagaaagaagaaaaagtcaACCAGCCATGAGAACAACCTTAGCTATTGGAACAACACCATCACCATGGATTACTTCAATCGGCATGCTGTGGAGCTCCCTCGTGAGATACTGCCACTGGAAACTGTTGAT GAGCGGGAGACATGCCTACCCCCTAATGGTGACTACAGCGACAGTGGTGTTGTGCTGGTTAACCCTTTTTGCCAAGAGACTCTCTTCATCAACAGAGACAAGGCCTCTGACATCTGA